One Drosophila teissieri strain GT53w chromosome X, Prin_Dtei_1.1, whole genome shotgun sequence genomic window, TCTCGTATCGCGaatcaaacagaaaaaacatcaacaaataaatcagGGTGTGGGTCAGGAGGTCGGGTTGCGAGATCGAGGAGGAAACAAATGCGGATGCGGCCAGCTGTCGCACTTATTTCCAGCTCATCGGACTCAGGCTGCTACTCACTCGTCGGGCTTGGGATGGTGCCGCACAATGTGAATGATGCGACCGGGCGGATATAAGGGCTGGTGCAGGGTTAAAGCTATCGAGCTGTCCGTTGGATGAGCGCTGGTCGAACGTGCAGTGCCGCGCTCCtgaaataaacaagagaagCTTCTTTTAGAATACCGTACAAGTGGAATGAGATATGGGCTTAATACCTCCTGGTACTGATTGATGTGCGTGTCCTGGCCGGACATGTTGACCACGGAAGTGGGCTCGGGTCCACAGCCACAGCAGATGACCGAGCAGGAAATGGTCTTCCACTAAAACGACATAAAGAACAAACTCATTGAATATATATTGGAGAATATGGTATACATGTAAATCACCTTGGGATCCACGCTGCGCTGAATGGCATTGATAAGGTCCGCTCGCAGGGCCTCCATTTGATTGAGACCGATGCGCGGCACTACGTCCTTGCCCAGGACCACCGAGGTGATGAACGACTTGGAGTACTCCACGGCGGGCATACTGAAAGGGAAGCATGAGTTTAAATTTGAACGGGAACGAGCTTTGCCAGAGCATAACCATAACCCTAACCCACCTGAGCAGACCTCCTGGCGGGGAGTAACTGAAGCACTGGAGCGTGGGATGCTCGGGCTTTAGGAGAATGGCGAGTATGGCCGCTGTGCCAGCGCCCAGCGAATGACCCACCAGCACCAGGTCAAAGGTGTGCGTCTGGCGGTCCGGATTCCGTTGCAGTGCCCGCTCGATGAGGTTCTCCTCCTGCAGCTTGTTGCGTATGTAGATCGCCGCTTGCACCATCCCCTTGTGGCCCAGCCAATCGTCGCGCGGCGGCTGCAGCGGCAAGACTTCACCCTCGGCATTCAGATCCGTAAGGATGTCCTTCATGCTAAGTGTACCACGTATACTGATCACAACCGATCGGTGCGTATAGTCGATGGCCACAAAGAATGGCGTCTCGCCCACGTCCACGTGGTAGGTGGCGTAAACGATATCGATGTCGCCCAGCTGCAGCGTCTTCTTGAGCGCCGCATAGTTGCACAGGCAGCAATTGTCCTGGATCACCTCTGTATCATCACTTGtgccgcaacagcagccaaagcaTCTGAACAGATtagaatacaaaaatttgtataCCGAGTGTATTATCATGTGTCATGTGGTTATACTCACTTCAGTTCCGGCACCAAGTGCCACATCTTGCTGCGATTGATGATGACGTACATGGGCCAGCCGTAAGCGCCCTGGGCAAAGTACATGTAGTGGATGACCGTTTGAAAGAAGTCATAGTTTTTGGCATCGTTGAGTGCTAGGAACTGGGTCCGCTCCGTGATCGGTACGCCGCTGAGGAACTCGTAGGTGCCATTCTTGCGCTGCCGCACAATGGCCTCGCGCTCAAGGCGCTGGAACTTGCGGAGCAGCACTAATCCGGCCACCACATCCGATGGCACCACGTCCAGCTCCCGAAAGAAGTCGCTGAGCAGGCGGGCAATGTCCGTGAACGAGTTCCGGTTGCGCTCCGAGGAGCCCATGCAGCAGAACAGCAGGCGGCAGCGATGATCCCAACTGTCCTGGTACGCACGCATCACTTTCCTATGCGTTTGCAACACAATAAGGTAATTAATTGAGTTATGAGCTATCTGCTAGCAAATGAACTCACCTTTGCCGCCAGTTGCGGTTCATGCTGTTGCTCCGCTTATAGTTAAAGCGCGACTCCGTCTCGCGCATGGATCGCTGGTACTTCTTCATCTTTACCCAGGATCTGCCGGCAGCATCGAAGGTGCACCATATCGTAATGAGCGTGATCACCACCAGGGCCCAATTGCAGATGATGATTGCTGTGATGAAGCAAAGGTTAGGTAAATGTTATTGACAAAGTATATAACACGGTGTTTTGTACGGTTTAGAATTAAATTGATAGGTTAAGCTAGATGGATGGGATAAACTAAACAaggtatttgcataaaacCTGTTTCAGTTACAGCAGCAAGCTATAAAATTGTTATTCGGTATATAGTAACCGATAATTTATAATGATTACTCTAAGCTACACTAACGAATTGatagttatttatatttaaaccTTCAATATGCATAAGACCTTTTTAATTGCTTGAGTAAATCTTTTGAACAGCACAACCAATTGCTTATATAAATTCCTGTGTGTAAACTACCGATATAGCTCACCTATGTAGACCTTTTTGGGATCATCGATGGGTGCAGTGGTGTAGTAATGCCCCAGCCACACGGAGCCCACCGCCAGCCAGGCAATATCGAACAGGATAACCACTGCaatgaaacaaaataatgaatatataGTTTAAGGTGTGCAGCCCTTAGTGCCAACTTACAGCTCTTCAGATATATCCAGATGTTGATTGAGGTGCGCGCCTCTGCATCCAGAATGCTGCCACGCATCGAGATCACACATATACCTATTTCTACACATATTGAAACTGCAAGACAGGATGAGTATCAATGCGGAATCCAATCGAATTGAAGCGGTATACTTACAAAATAGTATCAACAAGTAGCCTATTAGATGATAGAACAATAATTTTACGCTTAAAATTCGTGTATTATACTCAAAGATAACCAACGAGACGCTAACAATCACAAAACTGTCACAAAAATCGGATCGTTTTTGTAGTTgaagaaagagaaaaacacgaaatataattataaacaataatcGGTTACGAGGTTAAATGTACGTGGCTACTTACCATATAAAATGAATCGTCAGGAGAAATGCGCCCGGCACCACGAGATCATCGGAGCCCACAGACCAGCGACGTCTGAAGACCACAAGTCCAGGCATCTGAAATCGAGAGGAAGCGAGGGAAATTAGTATAAACTAAAGTACATCAAAGGTGAAGATCCAGTGAGCCGTGTTATAAATGTAAACTACGAAGTGCaacattgaaaaataaaatactaataAATAATCAGTAGTTGTTTAGGTTCGCAACAATAAAAAGGAAACCCACAGTAATGTGGTATTTAAGAAGTgcaacactgcgtatgagtgataatCTTAGGGTTGCCATTAAGtacatcactcatacgcagtgtgtgcGCTATGCCTTGACAGATCCTGGCaacgaaaaa contains:
- the LOC122623080 gene encoding diacylglycerol lipase-alpha isoform X5 codes for the protein MPGLVVFRRRWSVGSDDLVVPGAFLLTIHFICFVIVSVSLVIFEYNTRILSVKLLFYHLIGYLLILFFSICVEIGICVISMRGSILDAEARTSINIWIYLKSLVILFDIAWLAVGSVWLGHYYTTAPIDDPKKVYIAIIICNWALVVITLITIWCTFDAAGRSWVKMKKYQRSMRETESRFNYKRSNSMNRNWRQRKVMRAYQDSWDHRCRLLFCCMGSSERNRNSFTDIARLLSDFFRELDVVPSDVVAGLVLLRKFQRLEREAIVRQRKNGTYEFLSGVPITERTQFLALNDAKNYDFFQTVIHYMYFAQGAYGWPMYVIINRSKMWHLVPELKCFGCCCGTSDDTEVIQDNCCLCNYAALKKTLQLGDIDIVYATYHVDVGETPFFVAIDYTHRSVVISIRGTLSMKDILTDLNAEGEVLPLQPPRDDWLGHKGMVQAAIYIRNKLQEENLIERALQRNPDRQTHTFDLVLVGHSLGAGTAAILAILLKPEHPTLQCFSYSPPGGLLSMPAVEYSKSFITSVVLGKDVVPRIGLNQMEALRADLINAIQRSVDPKWKTISCSVICCGCGPEPTSVVNMSGQDTHINQYQEERGTARSTSAHPTDSSIALTLHQPLYPPGRIIHIVRHHPKPDENVLKNREPVYQAIWADSTDFDEVLISPVMLQDHMPDKVLAALKKVVSCRDRTVKACTTRRRNDNTTITTTTTVTTTTTTTQNTDTRYSRPPSI
- the LOC122623080 gene encoding diacylglycerol lipase-alpha isoform X4, with protein sequence MPGLVVFRRRWSVGSDDLVVPGAFLLTIHFICFVIVSVSLVIFEYNTRILSVKLLFYHLIGYLLILFFSICVEIGICVISMRGSILDAEARTSINIWIYLKSLVILFDIAWLAVGSVWLGHYYTTAPIDDPKKVYIAIIICNWALVVITLITIWCTFDAAGRSWVKMKKYQRSMRETESRFNYKRSNSMNRNWRQRKVMRAYQDSWDHRCRLLFCCMGSSERNRNSFTDIARLLSDFFRELDVVPSDVVAGLVLLRKFQRLEREAIVRQRKNGTYEFLSGVPITERTQFLALNDAKNYDFFQTVIHYMYFAQGAYGWPMYVIINRSKMWHLVPELKCFGCCCGTSDDTEVIQDNCCLCNYAALKKTLQLGDIDIVYATYHVDVGETPFFVAIDYTHRSVVISIRGTLSMKDILTDLNAEGEVLPLQPPRDDWLGHKGMVQAAIYIRNKLQEENLIERALQRNPDRQTHTFDLVLVGHSLGAGTAAILAILLKPEHPTLQCFSYSPPGGLLSMPAVEYSKSFITSVVLGKDVVPRIGLNQMEALRADLINAIQRSVDPKWKTISCSVICCGCGPEPTSVVNMSGQDTHINQYQEERGTARSTSAHPTDSSIALTLHQPLYPPGRIIHIVRHHPKPDEQKYDSGWRNVLKNREPVYQAIWADSTDFDEVLISPVMLQDHMPDKVLAALKKVVSCRDRTVKACTTRRRNDNTTITTTTTVTTTTTTTQNTDTRL
- the LOC122623080 gene encoding diacylglycerol lipase-alpha isoform X3 translates to MPGLVVFRRRWSVGSDDLVVPGAFLLTIHFICFVIVSVSLVIFEYNTRILSVKLLFYHLIGYLLILFFSICVEIGICVISMRGSILDAEARTSINIWIYLKSLVILFDIAWLAVGSVWLGHYYTTAPIDDPKKVYIAIIICNWALVVITLITIWCTFDAAGRSWVKMKKYQRSMRETESRFNYKRSNSMNRNWRQRKVMRAYQDSWDHRCRLLFCCMGSSERNRNSFTDIARLLSDFFRELDVVPSDVVAGLVLLRKFQRLEREAIVRQRKNGTYEFLSGVPITERTQFLALNDAKNYDFFQTVIHYMYFAQGAYGWPMYVIINRSKMWHLVPELKCFGCCCGTSDDTEVIQDNCCLCNYAALKKTLQLGDIDIVYATYHVDVGETPFFVAIDYTHRSVVISIRGTLSMKDILTDLNAEGEVLPLQPPRDDWLGHKGMVQAAIYIRNKLQEENLIERALQRNPDRQTHTFDLVLVGHSLGAGTAAILAILLKPEHPTLQCFSYSPPGGLLSMPAVEYSKSFITSVVLGKDVVPRIGLNQMEALRADLINAIQRSVDPKWKTISCSVICCGCGPEPTSVVNMSGQDTHINQYQEERGTARSTSAHPTDSSIALTLHQPLYPPGRIIHIVRHHPKPDEQKYDSGWRNVLKNREPVYQAIWADSTDFDEVLISPVMLQDHMPDKVLAALKKVVSCRDRTVKACTTRRRNDNTTITTTTTVTTTTTTTQNTDTRYSRPPSI